The genomic segment GAACCGGCTGCGCCTGGCCGGCGCGGCCCCGGCGCCCGAGGTGGCCGATCCGTCGGCGCGCAGCGCCGGGCCCAGCGACTCCCAGCGCGTGAGCGGCAGCCCGATGCTCGCGCGTTCCGTGGATGCCAGCGCCACCAGCGCGCGGTGCGCCTCGCGCTCCGCCGAGCACACCGCGCACGTTGCGAGGTGCGCCAGCTCGGGCGCCGTGGGATCGTGGTCAGCCAGCGCCGCCAGGCGCTCAGGAGACAGGTGCGACATGTTCCAGTTCCCTGCGTTCAGGTACATCCACCAGATGCGCGAGCAGCATTCGCAGCTTCGCGCGGGCTTTGAACAGTTGTGACTTCGAGCCGCCGGACGTGATGCCCAGCTCGGCGGCGATCTCCTCGTGCGTGTACCCCTCCACGTCGTGGAGCAGGAACACCGTGCGCGCGCCCGGAGACAGCCGCGCCACCGCCTGCTCGATGGACGCCATCACGAACGTGCCGTCGGGATCCGGTTCCACGGCCACCGCGTCGTCGTCCATGTCGATCTCGACCTGCGACAGCCGGCGCGTGCGGCGCAGGGCGTTGAGCGTCCGATTGACCGCGATGCGGTGCGCCCAGGTGGCGAACTGCGAATCGCCCCGGTAGGTGGGCAGGGCGCGGAAAATCTGGATCCAGACCTCCTGCGCGATGTCTTCGGCCACGTCGTGGTCGGGCCCCACCAGGCGACGGACGACCATGTCGATGTGCGGCGCATGACGGGTCCACAGGGACCGCATCGCCGCCTCATCGCCCTGGATGGCGCGCCGGATGGTGAGTCGCTCGTCGTTCATGTGCTCGTGCAATTGGTCAGCTCGTGGTATGAAAAGGGTTTACCGCGCCCCGCCGCAACCCGCTCGGGGGACCATCTGTTTCCTACTCCCTGTCCGGCGTGACGGTTTCGCCCCTTGTTCGTTTGGCAACACAGGGGCATGTTGTGCCGCGCGCCGGGCCGGTCGACATCCGCGACCGGCGCGTCCCCGCCCGCAGCGCCCCCAAATCGCCAGCAGCATCTTGCCAGGAGTGGTCTGTTGCTCAACTCCCTGTTCGCCGCCTTGTTGCTTGCCACCGGCCATCCCACCCCTGCGCGGGGCGTGGATGGGGGGCTGCCGATCGCCGTCCCACGCGAAGTGGGGATGTCGGCTGACCGGCTGGCGAACATCAACGAGGTGGTGGCGCGCGGCATCCGCGGCGGCGGCTTTCCCGGCGCGTCGGTGGTGGTGGGCCGGCAGGGCTTCGCGGTGGTGGAGGAGGGCTTCGGGCATCTCACCTGGAGCGCCAACAGCCCGCTCGTGGTGCCCGACCGCACGATCTACGATCTGGCGTCGCTCACCAAGGTGATCGGCACCACGACGGCGATCATGGTGCTGTACGACGAGGGCAAGATCGGGTTGGACGAACCGGTCTACAAATACATCCCCGAGTTCAGCGGCGGCGAGAAGGATCTGGTCACGGTGCGCATGCTGCTCGAGCACCGGTCGGGGCTCCCCGCCGGCCGCGACCTCTGGCGCACGGCGCACTCGCCCGCCGAGGCGCGGGAGCAGGTGATCGACACGCAT from the Gemmatimonadaceae bacterium genome contains:
- a CDS encoding sigma-70 family RNA polymerase sigma factor — its product is MNDERLTIRRAIQGDEAAMRSLWTRHAPHIDMVVRRLVGPDHDVAEDIAQEVWIQIFRALPTYRGDSQFATWAHRIAVNRTLNALRRTRRLSQVEIDMDDDAVAVEPDPDGTFVMASIEQAVARLSPGARTVFLLHDVEGYTHEEIAAELGITSGGSKSQLFKARAKLRMLLAHLVDVPERRELEHVAPVS